In Pseudomonas abieticivorans, the genomic window ATCCAGCGCGAATTGATCGCGCAGTTCGGCTTGGGCATGCCGCGCACCCAACGCTGAGTCACGCTGCACCCTTGAAGCGAATAACAATAACAGCCCTTTCAGGTGAACGAATGAGCGCAATCGAGCAATTCAGGCAAGCGACGCGCGATTGGCTGCAGGCCAATTGCCCGCCGTCGCTGCGCATTGCAACCCCCGATGGCGAAATAGTCTGGGGGGGGCGCGAAGTCGCCTTTCCCAGCGAAGATGCGCGCCTGTGGTTTGAGCGTATGCGCGATAAAGGCTGGTTCTGCCCGCAATGGCCCAGTGAATACGGTGGCGGCGGGCTGAGCGCTGAGTACAACGCGGTATTGGAAAGTGAATTGCGCCGGCTCAAATGCCGACCAGCGCAGATCAACCTGGGCATCTGGATGCTCGGCCCGGTGCTGCTCGAGTTCGGCAGCCATGCGCAAAAGCAAGCGCTGCTGCCACCGATGTGCCGGGGTGAAGTGCGCTGGTGCCAGGGCTTTTCCGAGCCCAATGCCGGCTCCGACCTGGCCAGCCTGAAAACCTCGGCAGTGGCCGATGGCGATGACTTCGTGATCAACGGCACCAAGATCTGGACCTCCTACGGCGACAAGTCCGATTGGATGTACGCCCTGGTGCGCACCGACCCCAAGGCGCCCAAGCACCTGGGCATCAGCCTGATCGTGCTGGACATGAATAGCCCAGGCGTCAGCGTCTCGCCGATTGACTTGATCAGCGGCAAATCAGCCTTCTGCCAGGTGTTTTTTGACAACGTCCGGGTTCCGCGAAGCCAGTTGATCGGGCCGCTCAACGGTGGCTGGAACCTGGGCAAGAGCCTGTTGCAGCACGAGCGCAAGGCAATGTCCAAGTTCGGCGAGTTCAGCTTGCCCACGCACTTTCATTTGCTGCCGCTGATTCGTCATTACCTGCCCGACAGCCAGTCGCCCGCTGACCAGGCCCTGCGCACCCGCGCCCAGGCCTGCGCGATGAATGAGCATGCCTACAACCTGACCGTGCAGCGCATGGGCGAGGAGGCCAGGGCGGGGCTGGATACCAGCGCTGTGATGGCAATCATGAAACTGGTGCACACCGAACAGGAGCGCGACAAGTTCGAGGTGCTCCTCGATGCCCTCGGTTACCGCGCCTTGGGCCTGGAGGGCGAGCCGTTCAGCGATCAGGAACTGGCGATCACCCGGGGCTGGCTCAACAGCTTTGCCTTGACCATCTCCGGTGGTTCGTCCGAGGTGCAGTTGAATGTCATCGCCAAGCGGGTCTTGAACCTGCCAAGCGCTTAAGGGGAGTTGGACCATGAGTCTGGTGTATAGCGAAGAGCAACGCCTGTTGGCGGATAGCGCCCGCGAGTTTTTGGCCGCCCGCAGCCCGGTAGCGGCGCAGCGTCAGCTGCGTGACCACGGCGTGGCGCCGGGTTACGACCCGCAGTTATGGCAACACGCCGTGCAACTTGGCTGGAGCGCCATCCCGTTTCCCGAAGCGTTGGGCGGGCTGGATTTTGGGTGCATGGGCCTGGGGCCTATTTTCGAGTCCATGGGCAAACACCTGTCGGCTTCACCGTTGTTGTCCAGCGTGGTGCTCGCAGGTTCCCTGGTGCACCTGGCGGGGTCTGCTGGCCAGCAGGATCAGTGGCTTGCGGCCTTGATCAGCGGCGAGCGTCGCCTGGCCCTGGCCCTGGATGAACGGCCGCGCCATGGGCCGGCGGACACCGCGCTGGTGGCAGCGGCCGAGCACGGCGGTTATCGCCTCGATGGCGAGAAGTTTTTCGTCGTCGATGGCCTTGGCGCCGATGCCTACCTGGTGGCTGCCCGCACCGCAGGTCAGGCCGGGGCCGAGCAGGGCATCAGCCTGTTCCTGGTCCCGGCCAACACCCCGGGCCTTGAGGTCAGCGCGCTGGCGTTGATCGACTCGCGCAATTGTGCGCGGTTGCGCCTCAATGCCGTGCAACTGGGGCGTGATGCTTTGCTCGGTGTCGCGGGTGCGGCGTGGCCGGCCCTGGATGAGGCGCTCGATCGTGGCCGCGCCTGTTTGGCCGCGGAGCTGCTCGGCGCCGCCGAACAGCTGTTTGCCCTGACCCTGGACTACCTCAAGACCCGTGTGCAATTTGATGTGCCGATCGGCTCGTTCCAGGCCTTGCAGCATCGTGCGGCGCGTTTGCACGTGGAACTGCAATTGGCGCGCAGCGCAGTGATGGCAGGCTTGTCGTCACTGGACGACAGCACCTTGAGCGCGGCGCAGCGTGGCCGCCTGGTGAGCCTGGCAAAATGGAAAGCCGGCGAAGTCGCGGCCCTGGCCAGTAACGAAGCGGTGCAGATGCACGGCGGCATCGGCGTGACCGACGAGCTGGATGTCGGCCTTTACCTCAAGCGGATTCGCGTGGCCCAGGCGTGCCTGGGTGACAGTGATTTCCACTGCGTGCGCTACGCCGCCTGCGAGTCTTTGGAGAAATGACCATGAAGTTGCAACAGTGGCGCAACGCCTGGCAGCAGTTGATCGCAGCGGGCTCACCGTTCGAGGTGGTAACGGCACCTGACACGGGCCTGCGGTATTTTCGCCATGCAGCCCCCACGCTGCTGGACGCGATCGATGCCGGGCGTGCGCACGGTGAACGTGAATTCCTGGTGTGGGAGCAGCAACGCCTGACGTTCGCTGCATTTTTCGATCAGGTCGACCGCCTGGCCGGGCAACTGTCGCAACGCTTTGGCGTACGCCAGGGCGACCGGGTGGCCATCGCCATGCGCAACCAGCCGGCCTGGCTGGTGGCCTTCGTTGCCATTCAACGCTGCGGCGCGGTGTGCGTGCCGCTCAACAGTTGGGGCCTGCGCGACGAATTGTTCCATGGCCTGCAGGACTGCGGCGCGCACGTGCTGATCTGTGATGAACAGCGCCTGGCACTGCTGGCGGGCGACTTGCTGCAACAGCGCATGATCAGCCTGGTGGTGGGGCTGCACGAGGGGCAGCCGCTGGCGTCCAATTGCCAGCGTTTAGAGGCGTTGGTCCAGGCCCCGGCGCTGGCGCTGCCCAGCATCACCATCGGCCCCGACGATCCGGCGCTGATCCTCTACACCTCAGGCACCACCAGCCGCGCCAAGGGCGTGCTGTCCAGCCATGGTGCAATTTGCCAGGCGCTGGCGGCGCTGGAGTTCCAGACGGCTTTTTGCGCCATGAGTTCGCCCGAACGGGTCCAGGTGGTGATCGACAGCGGCCTGGCCCCGACCAACCTGATGGCGGTGCCGCTGTTCCATGTCAGCGGCCTGCACGCGCAGTTCCTGTTGGCATTGCGCAACGGCCGACGTTTGCTGTTGATGTACAAATGGGATGTGGACAAGGCCTTCGACCTGATTCGCGACGAACGCTGCACCCAGTTCAATGGCGCGCCGGTGATGATGCAGCAGTTGCTGGGTTCGCCACGCTTCGACAGCAGCGACAGCGCCAGCCTGTTCGGCCTGGGCCTGGGCGGCGCGATGGCCTCCAGCCGGCTGTTGGCGCACATCACCAAGCGCAAGCCGCACGCCATCAGTGGCAGTGGCTACGGCCTGACCGAAAGTAACGGCATCGGTGCCGCGGTGGGCGGCGACCAGTTCGTCTACAAGCCCGATTCGGTGGGCTGGCCACTGCCGATCGTGGACGTGCGCATCGGGCCCGACCCGCACGCGCCGTTGCCGGCCGGGCACAGCGGCTTGATCTGGCTGCGTTCGCCAACCTTGATGGACGCCTACTGGAGGTTGCCGCAGGTCAGTGCCCAAACCCTGCGCGACGGCTGGCTGGACACCGGTGACATTGGCCACCTGGACGAGGAGGGCTTTCTCTACATCACCGACCGCGCCAAGGACCTGATCAACCGCGCGGGCGAAAAGATCTCGGCCAGTGAGGTGGAGTCGTGCATCTGCGAAATGCCCGGCGTGCTCGAGGCGGCAGCCTTTGCCGTGGCCGATGAGGCGTTGGGCGAGCGCCTGGCCCTGGTGTTGCGCAGCGAGTGTCAGCCACCGCCCAGCCAGGAGCAGGTGTGTGCCTTTATCGGCCAGCGCCTTGCGGCCTACAAGGTACCGGCCCAGGTGCACACCCTGCACGCGCCGCTGCCGCGCAATGCGTCGGGCAAATTGATCAAGGCGCAGATCAAGCAATTGTTGGTCAGTGTCTGACTGATTAGTCTTTCCGGACGATGTGCTCCCCGGCAGATCAGGAACAATGGAGTACCCCAGAAGTCCTGGTCTGCGAAGGAGCCAATCGATGAGAATAACAACAAAAGGCGTGATGTTCGTAGCTGCAGTGGCCGTCAATGCCGGCCTGCAAGGCAGCGCACTGGCGCAAGTCTCGCCTCAAGAAGCCGCCAAGCTTGGCAAGGAATTGACCTGTGTGGGTGCCGAAAAAGCCGGCAACGCCGAGGGCACCATCCCGCCCTACACCGGTAAGTACTTGGGCGAAGTGCCGGGCTGGAATCATGTGAAATTTTCCGGCGACCAACCGGTCGATCCCTACGCGGCTGAAAAGCCCATCCTGGTGATTACCGCGCAGAACATGAGCCAGTACGACAGCCATTTGACCGAAGGTCAGAAAGCACTGCTCAAGCGTTACCCCACCACCTACAAGATGAACATCTACCCAGGACACCGTGACTTCCGTTACCCGGATTATGTTTGCGAACGGGTGATGAAAAACGCCCTGAACGCAAAGCTGGTGGATGATGGCATGGGGATCGTGGGGATTGGCCAG contains:
- a CDS encoding class I adenylate-forming enzyme family protein, producing MKLQQWRNAWQQLIAAGSPFEVVTAPDTGLRYFRHAAPTLLDAIDAGRAHGEREFLVWEQQRLTFAAFFDQVDRLAGQLSQRFGVRQGDRVAIAMRNQPAWLVAFVAIQRCGAVCVPLNSWGLRDELFHGLQDCGAHVLICDEQRLALLAGDLLQQRMISLVVGLHEGQPLASNCQRLEALVQAPALALPSITIGPDDPALILYTSGTTSRAKGVLSSHGAICQALAALEFQTAFCAMSSPERVQVVIDSGLAPTNLMAVPLFHVSGLHAQFLLALRNGRRLLLMYKWDVDKAFDLIRDERCTQFNGAPVMMQQLLGSPRFDSSDSASLFGLGLGGAMASSRLLAHITKRKPHAISGSGYGLTESNGIGAAVGGDQFVYKPDSVGWPLPIVDVRIGPDPHAPLPAGHSGLIWLRSPTLMDAYWRLPQVSAQTLRDGWLDTGDIGHLDEEGFLYITDRAKDLINRAGEKISASEVESCICEMPGVLEAAAFAVADEALGERLALVLRSECQPPPSQEQVCAFIGQRLAAYKVPAQVHTLHAPLPRNASGKLIKAQIKQLLVSV
- a CDS encoding acyl-CoA dehydrogenase family protein, whose protein sequence is MSLVYSEEQRLLADSAREFLAARSPVAAQRQLRDHGVAPGYDPQLWQHAVQLGWSAIPFPEALGGLDFGCMGLGPIFESMGKHLSASPLLSSVVLAGSLVHLAGSAGQQDQWLAALISGERRLALALDERPRHGPADTALVAAAEHGGYRLDGEKFFVVDGLGADAYLVAARTAGQAGAEQGISLFLVPANTPGLEVSALALIDSRNCARLRLNAVQLGRDALLGVAGAAWPALDEALDRGRACLAAELLGAAEQLFALTLDYLKTRVQFDVPIGSFQALQHRAARLHVELQLARSAVMAGLSSLDDSTLSAAQRGRLVSLAKWKAGEVAALASNEAVQMHGGIGVTDELDVGLYLKRIRVAQACLGDSDFHCVRYAACESLEK
- a CDS encoding acyl-CoA dehydrogenase family protein, with the translated sequence MSAIEQFRQATRDWLQANCPPSLRIATPDGEIVWGGREVAFPSEDARLWFERMRDKGWFCPQWPSEYGGGGLSAEYNAVLESELRRLKCRPAQINLGIWMLGPVLLEFGSHAQKQALLPPMCRGEVRWCQGFSEPNAGSDLASLKTSAVADGDDFVINGTKIWTSYGDKSDWMYALVRTDPKAPKHLGISLIVLDMNSPGVSVSPIDLISGKSAFCQVFFDNVRVPRSQLIGPLNGGWNLGKSLLQHERKAMSKFGEFSLPTHFHLLPLIRHYLPDSQSPADQALRTRAQACAMNEHAYNLTVQRMGEEARAGLDTSAVMAIMKLVHTEQERDKFEVLLDALGYRALGLEGEPFSDQELAITRGWLNSFALTISGGSSEVQLNVIAKRVLNLPSA